From the genome of Chaetodon trifascialis isolate fChaTrf1 chromosome 4, fChaTrf1.hap1, whole genome shotgun sequence:
CCCAGTGCCTTCCTGAAATAGTCCTGTATTTTGTAGCCTGCTCTAATGTCATACAATGATTCATACTGAGCAGTGGTCAaggcagaaatacagaaaaaaaagtatcaTTTTATGGTTAAGTTCAAGTATGTAATGATACATGAGTTCCACCGTCTGTTTTTCTATCAGTAAAGACTTTATCATGAACAGTCTGAGCCTTCAGTGGATGAGAATTAACAGGATCATTTTACGTGGCTAAGATCATGTTAGCCTGAATGAAAATAACTTCATGGGACCCAATCAAACAGCCCACTCGTCTCTCCCAACAACATGTACAACAAAGTCTTTGTTAAGATTGTATATATGGAATTAtggaagtaaaaagaaaaagatgttaATCGGAAAAAACAAGTataatgatgtgatgtgattggATGCCTGTGCTCATCACTTGCTGTGTGTGCCATAATCTTTGAACCAATGCAGACCTTCTTCTGTGGAGCCTAAAGTGGACAGAGATGATTATcaacatgtattttttcttaATGGCTTCCAGAAATAATCTTATAAAAAGAGCACAGACCTTGTGGCTTGTATTCACAGCCTATGAATCCCTGGTAGCCGTGGTTTTCCAGAGTTTTGAACAGGTAGCTGTAGTTGAGCTCTCCAGCACTGCTGGGCTCATTCCTGCCTGGAACCTGAGCAATCTGAACATGAcctgagaaagaagaaaagactcTGCTGGTCAACTTAAATGGTTAAATGTGTGATACGAAAAGTATCATCCAGTGTGATAAACCCAGAGAGAATTATCTTTGCAGATCCCTTCTGCTCTGCAAACCAATTTAGcctctttcagttcagtgtcTTGATTTTATgacttcattgttttgattgagtcTCATGGCTCTCATCAACTctgtttcctccagcagcagcaggcagttgttttcagtgaaaaacagcTGTGATAAACTCACTTACATTAGGAGTAGGGATATGCCAATTTGATATTGACCCAAATATCTAGATCAGTTATCAGTGACAATGGGGCCGATCAATGGACTGATCCAGAGTGGTAGACAAAGAAAGCAGTGACCCTCTCATAGGCTTGCGTTGAATAGAACAACAGACAAGCACTGAATAGTTCCAGCACTGATCCCCATGCTTGCTGATTAAGTTgataaaatgaatgcattttggacattttaacaCCTACATTTACCTCAGATTCATTGCAGTTATTGGATTTTTTTGGCATGCAAAGTTTATCTTTCGTCATTAAATTAGTTGTTAAAGTTAACAGCTTAGTTGTGACCGCATCAGTACAATAATTAAAATGACTAGCTCAACTAGATAACATGGTTAGCTTGTATCTGGTTAGTATCTAGAACAAAGAACAAAGTTGTTCCTTGGCTAATTCAGTCATTACGGTTTATCTGACATTGCCATGTTGGTTGACATCTTAACGTTGCTCCAGGACCATCATTGTAAGTGATCACAAAGTTCATGAAGTTATTGTTATATTGTTGACTTGTTAGTTTTACGCTTAGGGGTTTTCAACAAGGTGTGTAACTGTCAGAAACAGCTTTCTGTGAGTGAGCTTTCTGGGTTGAATCAATGCATCTGAATTGTATATTTTAAGAGAAGTGGAGTGCAAATACCATATCCCACCAACACCAAGACAAGCTCCTTTCCACAATTTGGCAAATATGCAATGGGACAAACTATTAATTTGAGCTACAGAGGCATGCACGCATCCTGCCTTTCACCTACTggtcttcactgtgtgtgtgtgtgtgtgtgtgtgtgtgtgtgtgtgtgtgtgtgtgtgtgtgtgtgtgtgtaacacagtGGAAGTCCCAGACGCAAGACCACACGGCTTGGTGGTGGGACCAGGTCTCGGGGAGAGAAGACCTGTATACTGAAAACAGCCAAGGCACATGGATTTGTATTCACTCTCTCTGACACTTACAACAGTCTCTTAGGCCAGCTGCTTGTGCATGACAACAAAGTCATGTACATATAGTCATATATGTCATATTTTAACAACTGTTAGTGAGAACACAGTGCTGGATTTGGATGCAAAAGTTCAAATCACCAGTATGAGATCTTTCTCTTGTCCATCAGACCCTTGTATGGAAAGAAATGCAAACACCTTGACACTGGACTCTCTCTCTGGTAGAGCATGTGTACGTCTAAAACTGTGGTTCTGTCCTGTATGCTTGACTCAAATGTTTCCCATGACGGCTCCGCAGGAGGAGTGACCCTGTGGTTACATGGGAATGCAGCCACTGAGGCTTTCTCCATATGGAAAAAAGGCTCCAGACGCATCCTGGAGTTGATAGTGTCCCGGCTGTTGGCCAAGGAGGCTAATACTATATTGACTAAGTACTGTGGAGCTTCAGTGTTTATCTTTGGATTGTAACAGTTGCAGACTTGTGCTATAGCACAAATTGTACGCTAACCTTATCGgtaatttttttccttttttttaacaacactTATATTCAAACAGGATCTTAATCAACAGAACCTAACAATGGTCAGAGGACGCCAGGGTTCCCggcatgtttacattttgttctTACTTGATGAAGATGTGTTGATTTTACTGGGCTTCTAAATCCCTGTACCATAAAGTTAAAAGCTCAGAGTGCtacctttcaaaagagaccaaaaccatgcatgtactccaaagAAAAGTTCAAGAACAGCAGTCAATTTGCTTTGGCTTTGTCTTTGATCAGTGTTTTACTGAAATGGTAAGAGGTTAATTCATACCTGATCAATTTATTGCTGCATTTAATTGAATTTTTTAGCATGTTGCTGCTGCGTAATggtttattattttaatgataaataataatcCGGTAAATTGATATCTATCTATGTATTCGTGTTACATGCTGTTTTACAAAGTTAGGAGAGCAATGTTTAAGTCAAGCCTGATGccttaaacataaaaaaataatcccagtgttttccacacagggAGGCATACAGATTATTAATTAAACAGTGGCCCAGAACAAAGGTCTTTTTGCTGCTTTAAGTCTGCATTTAAATATTACAcgttgtgattttctttttattgtgaTTTCCAACCTCCGAGGTACTGCATGTTCTTTTAAACTCCAGTTCTCAACATGAACATGGCTGCCCACCCACAGTCAACAGCAGAAGTACACACATATTACTTTCACAGGCGTCCATGTTTTGCCACTTCAGCCTCTCTAATTCAAACCAGTTCAACCACTTCAACTACTAAGCATTGTAAACATAGGATCTTCTAACCTTTAAACATACACATCAAGATGATATACAGCAGTATagctgcacacatacagtatatcaacaTATGTTCTCTCTCCACACCAACCTGTGCCTCCCCAACCTCTTCCTACCATCTAATCATTCTGCCATTCTGTATCCATCGGTCTGATAATCTACTTGTAGGTCATATATCATATATCAGTCTAattttccactgttttcctCACATCTTACTCACCAATCATGGGGAAAtacttttgcatgttttgtgtcaggTTTCCATCCATTATTTGCCAATGAAAGATGTCCTGAAACAGATCAGACATCTGTCAAGGCAAGAGCTTCatcatatttgttttgttttgttcctttaTTAGCAAGTTAAAACAAATTTTGAAAACACCCACCATTTGCAGCTTGATATTTGGCTTTCCAACCTTCTCCAGTATTGCAGCCGCTACAAACACCAAAATGTAGATCAGTTGAGAAATAACTGatggcaggaagtcagacattCTGCATGGCAGACAGGAGGAGTGTTTCCTCCAGAGAGGTGGAAGAAATAAGACACACCTTTATCAAATACTGGTGTACTgcacagtactgcacagtactgcacagtacagCATCATATCTGCTAAGGACACTATTACAACGAGACACACTTCACTTCACTCTGTCACACCTTACATTTCCACCTGTGATAATGGAAGGAATGTGCCATGCACTTCCATCAATTACTTTCATACAAAATCTGTGAGTGGTGGCAAAATGAATTGTGTGACTGCAAGTATTTCAACATGTTCTCTTACAGAAAATCCTACATGTCAGGCGAGTTTAGACTTTCATTGCATATTCACAATTTTGTCCACTGGATGGTTTATGTTCAGAGTCAAAAACATCAGCCGGTGGGCCTAATCTTGCTCACCACCAGCCTGAAATCTGGGATGCATTAAAATGTGGGTATTTTGCATAAATGTACTATAGATGTAACAATATAACTGTAAAgctaaaatgctttaaaattcCCAATAAAATGATTCTTCACAAAAACTGGCCTTCACCTCCTGTCTAATATCTGATATCTCCCATGAGCAGAGAGGAGTGTAAAGCGATACTGAGCTTaattctgctgtttctgcatgAGACTGCAGACAGCTCCTGGTGCTCAAATCAAATCTCAGCCACTCTGACATGAATAAAAACTACTTCATTTAAATTAAGCcatgtctttcttttccacagGTATTCCACAGTTTCACTCAACCAAAGgcagtgtaaaaaaaatctgacaagATTTAATTATTTCCAGACACCAACAGTTTTGTTGCATTTGCCTTATTTGACTGACTTTGACAACAGCAGTAACAAATCAATGTATTTTTGTGCATGCTGGTGAAGTGACACAGTGTCTTACCATGATGAGGAGAGTCCAGAAAATACCTGGGATCTGTAATCCTTGTATTAATTGGTTCAATCAAGCCAGTGATTCCTTCCTAtaaggaagaaagacagaaacatccCAACATTTCACAACATTCGGATTCGCACTGGGAGTGTCATAAGGTGATAGTTGTGCTCCATTGAGAGAATCACTATTATATAAGGAACCATGTATTCAGGGTGGTCAGGACTGTAGTGAGGGATAAACGCACACAAATGCCATTTACttacttttttaaatgcaaaataacTTCACCCACCTTTTATGATGGTTAGCTTACTAGTCATTGTGTGATttttaaaggctaaagtgaaatTCATCTCTGTTGTTTACTGGGCATCACATAATAGTTCACCTCTTGCCTGACACACCTGTCCTTAGCAGACAGTGTGGCCTCTGTGCTCGCAGGCCAATGACACTACAGCATGCGCTCACAGCACCCAGCATGGAAAATCAGTCAGTTTGTCCGACTTTCAGATTTGCAGACTTACAGACTTCTGCTTCTCATTCATGCAGTATATTGAATAGTATTTATCTTGTAATATATTAAGTTCCTGGAAATGTCACTTAAATTCTATTTAAATATCTTCCATCTGTTTTAATCTTATGCATATCCTTTATCTTTGCAGAATCACTATTTCAGAAAATCTCAGTGCATTCATACTGCTGAGACTTGCAGTTATGTTGGACAGAAAAGGTCACTCACCTTTGAGAGGATATCAGCAGCATAGATTAGGTTCTGCACAAAGATGGCTTCCATCTCCTTGGCAACTGCTGTTCTGTGTGAGCCCACAGGAATCCTCCCTGCCATCAAGTGGATCCTGATGAAATCACGGAAAATAGGTGAAAACCTGCATTTTATTTCAGAACAATATGGACTGCTTCACTATCACAAAACTCTGTTTTAGCTGATCGTTGCAACTATTATGGAAGACTTTCAGCAAAAACAACCTGTGTTTAAATACACAGAATGATGTGGATGAAGTCAGAGTGTAACTGGTAGAGAGTGCTGAAAAAACATGTATGCTGTCAGTGTTAGCAGctctggaggtggaggatgagTGCTTCAGTACTGAGTCCACTGCTCTTTACTCATAATGTTGATCAACCGCCAACACCATTTTAATAAGTGGTGAAAATAAACTGCATTCTAGTGCTAAATGCTTGAGGAGATGAGAGGTGACATTCAGGTTTACTACATTCCTTGGGCCCAGACAACGGCTGTTCTACACTCTAGCAGAACAAAGTACAACATTTGAGGTGGCAATGGCTGCGCTTGAAAAGCACTCTGCCCCTTTAGCATGTGTTAGCATGTGGCACACATTCTGACAGCGGCTTCAAACACGGCCCAGTGTGTGGCAGCTTTGCACTGTGCTGTGTGGTTCTGGACACATGGAAAAGGAGCTGATACGAGATCATCTAATTTCTAATGCTTATCTCACCACTGTAAAAGCCAAGTTACTACTGGAGGAAAATCTCACACTGGATGAAGCCCTAACATTTGCATGCCAGCACGGTCCAGATCACACCAATAAACGCTGTTGATGTTCCAAACAAACGTTTTCAGGGGGAAAAGAGGAGCACGACTGTCTCAAGCACCATCACAATCAAGCAAATGGTAACCAGGAGCAATGCCACTGTTTCAGATGTGGATCTGATACACACTTGGCTGATGCTGAAGACTGCCCAGGtgcaaaactgaaatgtaataaCTGCGTTACAAACTAATATCTTGCTGAGGTAAATGAGCCATGGATGAAGTGAGAGAAGTTGTAGTTCCAGAGTTAGCTGTGCTCTGTGTTGATGATGTTGAGCTTGTGGCAGCAGCTTTTTACAAGATTACCGGTTAAATCAACATGAACTGTTAGAGGGAAAAACCCAGGTCCTTGAGCTAATCGTAGATACTGGACCTTCTGTATCTATCCGACCAGAGACAATTTATAGACAGCATTCAGCAAACTGCCACTCACAGAACCTTAAGTGAAACTATTTACTTAGGCTTAAGGTGACTCTCCTGTCATTGgctgtcaaacagcagcagctgctatTGCAAATCAATGCAGCAAAGTTCCAGCCTCCTTCTACATGGTCAAAGCTGCGTCACCTCTACTCTGCCTGGATCTGATTAAGATCAGCATCAATGATGAGCTACACAGCAAAGTGAGCTACACCAAGGAGGTAAATGAAGAAGCATCCCCTTCCATCGCCCAACAATCCACCGTGTTCAGAATGTTGGCTCTGGACAGCTGCTTCAAGGAACGCTCAGGCTGAACTCCAGTGGACTTTTCCAGCAGATAAAAGCTTCACGAAGCTCAAAACAATTCTGCTGAAAAGTTCTGCACTCGCCATCTATGGCACTAAACTGCCAACATTCAACACTAGGGCTGttaaaaatggccaaaaatgacatttgatgattccttgtaaaaaaaaaaactacatggGTTTGAACTGTAGGGATATCTAATTTTTTGCATTATGTCCATAAAAGGGCAAACCAATACAAAGAGATAGTACTTGTATAGGTACATTTATTTCAACAGAAACAATGATACGTCACGATACGATATGATATTGCGATATCCAAATTTTGCAATATATTTCAATATTCTACAtagttcactgaaaaatgtaaaaggcattatgcatcttaaaatccGAGTTGTATGTACATCAGATGATAGTGATAATTCATGGGACAAACTgagtcaaaacaatgtaattcaaattaTCCATACCATTTTATTGTAACTATACAAGTGCAAGTtacaacatatttgcatgaacaacatgagctgaGCTAATATGTCGGGGTGGTGTCGTGCTAAATGAGTTTGCAAGTTTGTTGTGTTACCCAAATATCTAATGGGAGtgaaacagtgtttgcaaagagcgtactctttgtccagctcactgtgtgtttctcctttcctttggaaTCCAAAGTACCTCCAAACATCTGCCTTAAAGTTCAAGGGCGTCTCTAGTGTAACATTACAAGCCAtgcttgcttgttttgttttgggttttttttgagccaggggaaaaaagagaagaagaagggtgCCTTGCAGTGAGGTAGCGGTACAGCGACACCCTGCAAAAGTCGTACTGGACTTACAACCCGTgtgaaatatgatttattaatgGAAAAATATCGATATTCATCCGAGAGCTGACAAACCAAAACACTGGCTCGTGAGAGTGCCCTGCACATTTGTCTCGAGTTTTGAGGtgatctgcaacctcactgttAGATGTCACTAATCCTGCTCACTGGACATTTAAAACTTTTCTACTCGTCACTGCCATTTACTAAATCCTGCCTGGGGCTATTGATTTGTGTATTTCACATAACTATATATATTTTGgatttcttctgtttattttctatatgtatatattttaa
Proteins encoded in this window:
- the hyi gene encoding putative hydroxypyruvate isomerase — its product is MAPLKFCANISWLFTELPDFSQRIYAAASAGFRAVEAAWLYDTDLQELLRAREATGVEVVLINTPPGDVKAGDLGLGAVPGREGEFRQGLDLALKYARALGCKRIHLMAGRIPVGSHRTAVAKEMEAIFVQNLIYAADILSKEGITGLIEPINTRITDPRYFLDSPHHAAAILEKVGKPNIKLQMDIFHWQIMDGNLTQNMQKYFPMIGHVQIAQVPGRNEPSSAGELNYSYLFKTLENHGYQGFIGCEYKPQGSTEEGLHWFKDYGTHSK